One stretch of Zingiber officinale cultivar Zhangliang chromosome 6B, Zo_v1.1, whole genome shotgun sequence DNA includes these proteins:
- the LOC121993068 gene encoding solanesyl-diphosphate synthase 1, mitochondrial-like isoform X2, whose translation MLRWGFRSLCRSRTGGSDAYSLKIFLPVASLAAPLSQIPAEVRNYREYHFQSSHGLHDIRYQIDQDKISAAKEPVDPFALVSDELSIITNRLQSMVVSEVPKLASAAEYFFKVGAEGKKFRPTVLLLMASALSMPTPNSIAVEVASSFQKNMRTRQQRVAEITEMIHVASLLHDDVLDGADTRRGIGSLNFVMGNKLAVLAGDFLLSRACVALASLKNTEVVSLLATAVGHLVTGETMQMTTNAEQCHSMEYYLSKSYYKTASLISNSCKAIALLAGQTTEVALHAYSYGRNLGLAFQLIDDVLDFVGTTASLGKGSLSDIRHGIITAPILFAKEEFPELQAVIDKGFDSPANVEAALDYLGKSQGIERTRALAIEHANQAIAAINALPESDSEDVLIFRRALVDLSHLVITRSK comes from the exons GTACGGAATTATAGAGAATATCATTTTCAGAGTTCACATGGCTTACATGACATCAGATATCAGATTGACCAAGACAAAATATCTGCAGCCAAG GAACCAGTGGACCCCTTTGCCTTGGTTTCTGATGAACTCTCAATTATCACAAATAGATTGCAGTCAATGGTGGTCAGTGAG GTCCCCAAGCTGGCATCAGCTGCTGAATATTTCTTCAAAGTAGGAGCTGAAGGGAAAAAATTTCGACCTACA GTACTACTATTGATGGCTTCAGCTCTGAGTATGCCTACACCCAATTCCATTGCTGTTGAAGTAGCTAGTAGTTTCCAAAAGAATATGCGCACCAGGCAGCAGCGTGTTGCTGAAATAACTGAAATGATTCAT GTTGCAAGCCTTCTCCATGATGACGTCTTAGACGGTGCGGATACAAGACGTGGTATTGGTTCACTGAACTTTGTAATGGGCAACAAG CTTGCTGTGCTTGCTGGAGATTTTTTACTTTCTAGAGCTTGTGTTGCCCTTGCGTCACTAAAGAACACGGAG GTTGTATCATTATTGGCCACTGCTGTTGGACATCTTGTCACTGGTGAAACAATGCAGATGACAACTAATGCTGAGCAATGTCACAG CATGGAGTATTACCTGTCGAAGTCATACTACAAGACGGCTTCATTGATCTCAAACAGTTGCAAAGCTATTGCTTTGCTAGCAGGGCAAACTACAGAAGTTGCATTACATGCATATAGTTATGGGCGAAATCTA GGTTTAGCATTCCAACTAATAGATGATGTGCTTGATTTCGTTGGTACTACAGCTTCACTGGGGAAGGGATCCCTATCTGATATTCGACAT GGAATCATTACAGCTCCAATCCTTTTTGCAAAAGAAGAGTTCCCGGAGCTGCAAGCAGTTATTGATAAGGGATTTGACAGTCCTGCAAATGTAGAGGCC GCGCTTGATTATCTGGGAAAAAGTCAAGGAATTGAGAGGACGAGAGCGCTTGCAATTGAACATGCTAATCAGGCAATTGCAGCGATCAACGCCCTTCCTGAAAGTGATAGTGAGGATGTCCTGATTTTTAGGCGTGCGCTTGTCGATCTTTCTCACTTGGTGATCACTCGATCAAAGTAA
- the LOC121993068 gene encoding solanesyl-diphosphate synthase 1, mitochondrial-like isoform X4 codes for MVVSEVPKLASAAEYFFKVGAEGKKFRPTVLLLMASALSMPTPNSIAVEVASSFQKNMRTRQQRVAEITEMIHVASLLHDDVLDGADTRRGIGSLNFVMGNKLAVLAGDFLLSRACVALASLKNTEVVSLLATAVGHLVTGETMQMTTNAEQCHSMEYYLSKSYYKTASLISNSCKAIALLAGQTTEVALHAYSYGRNLGLAFQLIDDVLDFVGTTASLGKGSLSDIRHGIITAPILFAKEEFPELQAVIDKGFDSPANVEAALDYLGKSQGIERTRALAIEHANQAIAAINALPESDSEDVLIFRRALVDLSHLVITRSK; via the exons ATGGTGGTCAGTGAG GTCCCCAAGCTGGCATCAGCTGCTGAATATTTCTTCAAAGTAGGAGCTGAAGGGAAAAAATTTCGACCTACA GTACTACTATTGATGGCTTCAGCTCTGAGTATGCCTACACCCAATTCCATTGCTGTTGAAGTAGCTAGTAGTTTCCAAAAGAATATGCGCACCAGGCAGCAGCGTGTTGCTGAAATAACTGAAATGATTCAT GTTGCAAGCCTTCTCCATGATGACGTCTTAGACGGTGCGGATACAAGACGTGGTATTGGTTCACTGAACTTTGTAATGGGCAACAAG CTTGCTGTGCTTGCTGGAGATTTTTTACTTTCTAGAGCTTGTGTTGCCCTTGCGTCACTAAAGAACACGGAG GTTGTATCATTATTGGCCACTGCTGTTGGACATCTTGTCACTGGTGAAACAATGCAGATGACAACTAATGCTGAGCAATGTCACAG CATGGAGTATTACCTGTCGAAGTCATACTACAAGACGGCTTCATTGATCTCAAACAGTTGCAAAGCTATTGCTTTGCTAGCAGGGCAAACTACAGAAGTTGCATTACATGCATATAGTTATGGGCGAAATCTA GGTTTAGCATTCCAACTAATAGATGATGTGCTTGATTTCGTTGGTACTACAGCTTCACTGGGGAAGGGATCCCTATCTGATATTCGACAT GGAATCATTACAGCTCCAATCCTTTTTGCAAAAGAAGAGTTCCCGGAGCTGCAAGCAGTTATTGATAAGGGATTTGACAGTCCTGCAAATGTAGAGGCC GCGCTTGATTATCTGGGAAAAAGTCAAGGAATTGAGAGGACGAGAGCGCTTGCAATTGAACATGCTAATCAGGCAATTGCAGCGATCAACGCCCTTCCTGAAAGTGATAGTGAGGATGTCCTGATTTTTAGGCGTGCGCTTGTCGATCTTTCTCACTTGGTGATCACTCGATCAAAGTAA